Proteins found in one Acidobacteriota bacterium genomic segment:
- a CDS encoding SAM-dependent chlorinase/fluorinase, producing MEERPPIITMITDFGSDDHYVGSMKGVILWINPSVNIVDITHNVRPHDIMEGAFILKNTYSYFPPSTVHLVVIDPEVGTARRPIVVRTEHHYFVCPDNGILTFVLAGESVILAHEITAGHYRRASISPTFHGRDVFAPAAAWLSRGMNLSNFGDEIQDLKKIELPVPRILNDGRILGQVIHIDRFGNAILNVNLDFLHQIDMDILNRPIRIKSGNTIITELKKTYAEGEPGKPFFLLNSSNFLEIAMNKSPAASILTLRRGSEVQIEIE from the coding sequence ATGGAAGAAAGGCCGCCCATCATCACTATGATCACAGACTTTGGCTCCGATGATCATTACGTCGGCAGCATGAAAGGAGTCATCCTCTGGATCAATCCCTCCGTCAATATAGTCGACATCACACACAACGTGCGCCCGCACGACATCATGGAAGGTGCATTCATCCTTAAGAACACATACAGCTATTTTCCTCCATCGACCGTGCACCTCGTCGTGATCGATCCTGAAGTGGGGACCGCCAGACGGCCTATCGTCGTTAGAACCGAACACCATTACTTCGTCTGCCCGGACAACGGAATTCTCACCTTTGTTCTCGCGGGGGAATCGGTAATACTGGCACATGAGATCACAGCCGGGCATTACCGGAGAGCGAGCATCAGCCCAACATTTCATGGCAGAGACGTCTTCGCCCCGGCGGCAGCCTGGCTCAGTCGCGGCATGAACCTCTCTAACTTTGGCGATGAAATTCAGGATCTGAAAAAGATCGAGCTTCCAGTCCCGCGGATCCTTAATGATGGAAGGATCCTCGGTCAGGTCATCCATATCGACCGCTTCGGGAATGCCATCCTCAATGTTAATCTTGACTTTCTCCACCAGATCGACATGGACATTCTCAACAGGCCAATCAGGATAAAATCCGGAAACACGATCATCACCGAACTGAAGAAAACTTATGCTGAAGGGGAGCCTGGAAAGCCGTTCTTCCTTCTTAACAGCTCCAACTTTCTGGAAATCGCCATGAACAAGAGCCCAGCCGCCTCGATTCTCACCCTCAGGAGGGGCTCTGAAGTCCAGATCGAAATCGAATAA
- a CDS encoding SDR family oxidoreductase: MADYLVTGGAGFIGSNIVEQLLKEGNSVRVIDNFSTGRRENLQEAEKWAAEGKGKSERVGGKGNFELIEGDIRSLETARRAVKDCRFVLHQAAIPSVVRSVRDPVTTSEVNIQGTLNLLVAARDEKIERFVYASSSSVYGESEVLPKVETMPPSPLSPYATQKLTGEYYCRIFHSLFGLPTVSLRYFNVFGPRQDPTSEYAAVIPKFITAALSGKRPVIYGDGKQTRDFSFIRNVVEANIKAAKAPKGSFGKVFNIAGGSRIDLLELLAIISDLAGKRVDPEFAPPRPGDIRDSLADISRARTVLGYEGKVSVREGLEKALHWYKERF, encoded by the coding sequence ATGGCGGATTATCTGGTCACCGGGGGGGCGGGCTTTATCGGGTCGAATATCGTGGAGCAGCTTCTCAAAGAGGGGAACTCCGTCCGCGTCATCGATAACTTCTCCACTGGCAGAAGGGAGAATCTCCAAGAAGCTGAGAAATGGGCTGCCGAGGGAAAAGGAAAGTCAGAACGGGTAGGAGGGAAGGGAAATTTTGAGCTGATCGAAGGGGATATCAGGAGCCTGGAGACAGCCAGAAGAGCGGTGAAGGACTGTCGGTTCGTTCTGCATCAAGCCGCTATCCCGTCCGTCGTCCGTTCCGTGAGAGACCCGGTCACGACGAGCGAGGTCAACATCCAGGGGACGCTCAACCTTCTTGTGGCGGCCAGGGATGAAAAGATCGAAAGGTTCGTCTATGCCTCCTCATCCTCCGTGTATGGTGAGAGCGAGGTTCTGCCAAAGGTCGAGACGATGCCGCCGTCCCCGCTCTCGCCCTATGCCACGCAGAAACTGACAGGAGAGTACTATTGCAGGATCTTCCATTCCCTCTTCGGTCTTCCCACTGTTTCGCTCCGATACTTCAACGTCTTCGGACCCAGGCAGGATCCGACCTCCGAATATGCGGCCGTCATCCCGAAGTTCATCACAGCTGCGCTCAGCGGAAAACGTCCCGTCATCTACGGCGACGGCAAGCAGACGCGGGACTTCTCCTTTATTCGGAATGTCGTGGAGGCTAATATCAAAGCCGCGAAAGCCCCTAAGGGATCGTTCGGAAAGGTCTTCAACATCGCCGGTGGAAGCAGGATCGACCTGCTCGAGCTCCTGGCCATCATCTCCGATCTTGCGGGGAAGAGGGTGGACCCGGAATTTGCGCCGCCCAGGCCCGGCGACATCCGGGACTCGCTGGCCGATATCTCCAGGGCAAGGACTGTCCTGGGGTACGAGGGGAAAGTTTCTGTCAGAGAGGGCCTCGAAAAAGCCCTTCACTGGTATAAAGAGAGATTCTGA
- a CDS encoding ABC transporter ATP-binding protein, which translates to MNDDCFIKYVNLHKAFGKNHVLKSLNLEIFKGETIVILGGSGTGKSVLLKHTVGLLKPDEGDVYVEGERITDYDEVQLIPVRRKIGVLFQGGALFDSMNVFDNVAFALREHTNMSEEEIVARVREKLDLVELENVEHLMPSDLSGGMKKRVSLARAIVLEPQCILYDEPTTGLDPIIAGNINRLIKNLQQRLRVTSIVVTHDITSAFTVADRVAFLYDGSIRFLGTVNGAKESNDPLLSSFIRGEER; encoded by the coding sequence ATGAATGACGATTGCTTTATCAAATATGTAAATCTTCATAAGGCTTTCGGGAAGAATCATGTCCTGAAATCTCTCAATCTAGAAATCTTCAAGGGAGAGACCATCGTCATTCTTGGGGGAAGCGGTACCGGAAAGTCCGTCCTTCTGAAACATACCGTCGGGCTGTTGAAGCCCGATGAGGGGGATGTATACGTGGAAGGGGAAAGAATCACCGATTACGACGAAGTGCAGTTGATTCCGGTTCGCAGGAAGATTGGCGTCCTCTTTCAGGGGGGAGCTCTCTTCGATTCGATGAATGTTTTCGATAACGTTGCCTTCGCTCTGAGGGAACACACGAACATGAGCGAAGAGGAGATCGTGGCCAGAGTCAGAGAGAAACTGGATCTCGTCGAGCTCGAAAACGTGGAGCACCTCATGCCCTCGGACTTGAGCGGCGGGATGAAGAAAAGAGTGTCCCTCGCGCGTGCGATTGTCCTTGAACCGCAATGCATCCTCTACGATGAACCTACGACGGGGCTCGACCCCATCATCGCAGGAAACATTAACCGGCTGATTAAGAACCTCCAGCAGAGGCTAAGGGTTACCTCAATCGTCGTCACGCATGACATTACCTCGGCATTCACGGTTGCGGACCGCGTAGCTTTTCTATACGATGGAAGCATCAGGTTCCTGGGAACCGTGAACGGCGCTAAAGAGAGCAACGATCCTCTTTTAAGCAGTTTCATCAGAGGGGAGGAGAGATAA
- a CDS encoding MlaD family protein translates to MTKRLTKELSVGIIITLALLIFAIGIMAVGEESKFFARKVYYLVNFPNTNGLSKGSPVSLSGVQVGTVDEINLPIDPQFKGIDIKIAVDKVYESRIREETRASLKFLQILSGEKYIELTPGDPVKPALPPGSKIPVEEEMRFIETGENIAENLNEITNTLRKMLEPIDRGEGILGEVFTNPEFGKEGLANLKSAIDSTNAILAKVKSGEGLIGKLIYDEETAKDIVEIKNAINKVNSLLEKVDRREGAIGDLLTEGGKGEQTLEELKEAAAKINRIAERLDSKTGLIGKLLNDEEYSENVAADFRKLVAHLASITEKIDKGEGTVGALINDPTVYEDLRNVVQGVKSSKIAGGLIRHYKKKGEKQISRSE, encoded by the coding sequence ATGACAAAAAGGTTGACCAAGGAATTGAGTGTAGGGATCATCATCACGCTGGCATTGCTCATCTTCGCCATCGGGATCATGGCCGTCGGAGAAGAATCGAAATTCTTCGCCAGAAAGGTCTATTACCTGGTTAACTTTCCTAATACAAACGGATTGAGCAAGGGGTCTCCCGTCAGCCTCTCCGGCGTTCAGGTCGGGACCGTGGACGAGATCAACCTTCCCATCGATCCGCAATTCAAGGGGATTGACATCAAGATAGCCGTGGACAAGGTTTACGAGAGCAGAATCAGAGAAGAGACGAGAGCCTCTCTGAAGTTCCTCCAGATTCTCTCCGGAGAGAAATACATCGAACTGACTCCCGGTGATCCAGTGAAACCGGCGCTTCCCCCTGGTTCCAAGATCCCGGTAGAAGAAGAGATGAGGTTCATCGAGACCGGTGAAAACATCGCAGAGAACCTGAATGAGATCACGAACACCCTGAGGAAGATGCTGGAACCGATTGATCGAGGCGAGGGGATCTTGGGAGAGGTCTTCACGAATCCCGAATTTGGCAAGGAGGGGCTTGCAAACTTGAAAAGCGCAATCGATTCGACGAATGCGATACTTGCAAAGGTGAAGAGCGGGGAAGGGCTGATCGGGAAGCTCATCTACGATGAGGAGACGGCGAAAGACATCGTTGAGATAAAAAATGCCATAAACAAAGTCAACTCTCTGCTCGAGAAGGTGGACAGAAGAGAGGGAGCCATCGGGGACCTCCTGACGGAAGGAGGGAAAGGGGAACAGACCCTTGAGGAATTGAAAGAGGCGGCGGCAAAGATCAACAGGATCGCCGAGAGACTGGACAGCAAGACCGGGCTTATCGGGAAGTTGCTCAACGATGAGGAGTATTCGGAAAACGTGGCGGCTGATTTCAGGAAGCTTGTGGCTCATCTGGCGTCCATCACGGAAAAGATCGACAAGGGGGAGGGGACAGTTGGCGCTCTCATCAATGACCCTACAGTTTATGAGGACCTGAGAAACGTCGTCCAGGGAGTCAAGTCGAGCAAGATTGCAGGCGGTCTCATCCGCCATTATAAGAAGAAGGGTGAAAAACAGATTTCCAGGAGCGAATGA
- a CDS encoding mannose-1-phosphate guanylyltransferase, protein MKKYRSIAATSKGKIISLILAGGKGVRLWPLSTPENPKPFLRLIGGRSFLRLAYERALKISLKEKIFISTLQHLGKKVLEELPEFPAKNLILEPEARNTAPAIALGAMTLQRFGKEAVMAVFPADHYIEDSNKFRKAVLRAAAHAREGDFLVTFGVKPESPSTEYGYIEVETQRNGKTAKASRASKAFKIPEVSKGIFKVRRFTEKPGLRKAKSFLRRGNYYWNSGMFVWRSDTILKALQKHAPDILECLSPAGETSPARRSSASPHSRVGNKSLDTRTKQVQAAIERAFSKVRSVSIDYAIMEKADNCYMVPLETTWKDFGSWLSVYEYLKKDGQ, encoded by the coding sequence ATGAAGAAATACCGTTCTATTGCAGCAACATCAAAAGGGAAGATCATCAGCCTCATCCTGGCCGGTGGAAAAGGGGTCCGGTTGTGGCCGCTCAGCACTCCTGAGAACCCCAAGCCTTTCCTGAGATTGATCGGCGGGAGATCCTTTCTCAGGCTGGCCTACGAGAGAGCTCTCAAGATCTCGCTGAAAGAAAAGATCTTTATCTCAACGCTCCAGCATCTCGGAAAAAAGGTCTTGGAAGAGCTTCCAGAATTTCCGGCGAAGAACCTGATCCTCGAGCCCGAGGCCAGGAACACAGCTCCTGCCATCGCCCTTGGCGCAATGACCTTGCAACGATTCGGCAAAGAGGCGGTCATGGCGGTCTTTCCTGCGGATCATTATATTGAAGATTCCAACAAATTCAGGAAAGCCGTTTTGCGGGCCGCCGCCCACGCCAGGGAAGGGGATTTCCTGGTGACCTTCGGCGTCAAGCCTGAATCTCCATCAACCGAATACGGCTACATTGAAGTAGAAACCCAGCGCAACGGGAAAACAGCGAAGGCGTCAAGAGCATCTAAGGCCTTCAAAATCCCGGAAGTCTCCAAAGGGATTTTCAAAGTCAGGCGGTTCACAGAAAAACCGGGCTTGCGAAAAGCAAAATCCTTTTTAAGGAGAGGAAACTACTACTGGAATTCCGGGATGTTTGTCTGGAGATCAGACACCATTCTCAAGGCCCTTCAGAAGCATGCCCCCGATATCCTGGAATGCCTGTCCCCTGCAGGAGAAACTTCCCCGGCAAGAAGATCTTCAGCATCGCCGCATTCAAGAGTGGGGAATAAATCTCTTGATACAAGGACTAAACAAGTTCAGGCAGCCATAGAAAGGGCTTTCTCCAAAGTGCGCTCCGTCTCCATCGACTATGCCATCATGGAAAAAGCCGACAACTGCTACATGGTTCCGCTGGAAACGACCTGGAAGGATTTCGGCTCCTGGCTCTCCGTGTATGAATATCTCAAGAAGGATGGCCAGTAA
- a CDS encoding HD domain-containing protein: protein MKAIERKIQKKIEGDRVLLLISQTAQQHGIYLYIVGGFVRDALLKSDNRDIDFVITRGNLSFYKKIEERLGHRVITFRKKGVVNRRVTVDGRVFDFVDASKKGIERELSRRDFTINSIAYSLRGKKIVDPQNGIPDLREKVIKRNSRSVFRNDPLRMIRAIRLTCEKEAFTIEGNTFHQIKSSPEAIRRVSGERIKEELDRIMATSFSSKGIALLYETGLLKNIIPELAPLEKCPKGKRHSLDPWHHTVRALYFADHHERLCADLGIIYPLLREDLLLFKYALLFHDIAKPQTFSEDEKGDIHFFHHEQVSSTVASRIMKRLRFPGKLADDVRKLIELHLRPHLLAETSPSDKALARLIVESKELTELLAIVALADGMATAESDDSPRITELRKLLARLLEMHRGRAQKPDISSKLVSGEDVMKILGLSQGPRIGNILKKIEELRISGELNSRTEALHYLSTLALNK, encoded by the coding sequence ATGAAAGCGATCGAGAGAAAAATCCAGAAGAAGATAGAAGGCGATAGGGTCCTCTTGCTCATATCCCAGACAGCCCAGCAGCACGGTATCTATCTTTACATTGTCGGCGGCTTCGTCAGGGATGCACTTCTAAAGTCAGACAACAGGGACATCGACTTCGTCATCACCAGAGGAAACCTCTCCTTTTACAAGAAGATCGAAGAGAGACTCGGGCATAGGGTGATCACATTCAGGAAGAAAGGGGTCGTCAACAGGAGGGTCACCGTGGATGGAAGGGTCTTCGATTTCGTGGATGCATCGAAGAAGGGGATCGAGAGGGAGCTCTCACGGCGCGATTTCACAATCAACAGCATCGCCTACTCCTTGAGAGGAAAAAAGATCGTCGATCCTCAAAATGGGATCCCCGACCTGAGGGAGAAAGTCATAAAGAGAAACAGCAGGAGCGTTTTCCGGAATGACCCGTTGAGGATGATTAGAGCCATCAGGCTCACATGCGAGAAAGAAGCATTCACAATCGAAGGGAACACGTTCCATCAGATCAAGAGCAGCCCTGAAGCCATCAGAAGAGTATCAGGCGAGAGAATCAAAGAAGAACTGGACAGGATCATGGCAACCTCCTTTTCCTCTAAAGGAATCGCCCTTCTTTACGAAACGGGGCTCCTCAAGAACATCATCCCGGAGCTGGCTCCCCTCGAAAAGTGCCCGAAGGGAAAAAGGCACTCCCTAGACCCCTGGCACCACACGGTGCGGGCTCTATATTTTGCCGACCATCACGAGAGACTCTGCGCCGATCTCGGGATAATATATCCGCTGCTCCGGGAAGATCTACTCCTCTTCAAGTATGCCCTTCTTTTCCACGATATTGCCAAGCCGCAGACATTCTCAGAAGACGAGAAAGGAGATATTCACTTCTTCCACCACGAGCAGGTCTCCTCTACCGTTGCATCAAGGATCATGAAACGCTTAAGATTCCCCGGTAAATTGGCCGACGATGTGAGGAAACTTATTGAGCTTCATCTGCGCCCGCATCTTCTCGCGGAGACCTCCCCCTCCGACAAGGCGCTTGCGAGGCTCATCGTCGAATCGAAAGAGCTGACCGAGCTTCTCGCCATCGTCGCCCTTGCCGATGGAATGGCCACCGCCGAATCCGATGATTCCCCCAGGATAACTGAACTGAGAAAGCTTTTAGCAAGGCTTCTGGAGATGCACCGAGGACGGGCGCAAAAGCCGGACATATCTTCGAAGCTCGTCTCAGGAGAGGATGTGATGAAGATCCTGGGATTATCCCAGGGTCCCCGGATCGGGAATATATTGAAGAAGATCGAAGAGCTCCGCATCTCCGGCGAGCTCAACAGCCGCACCGAAGCTCTCCATTACCTCTCCACACTCGCCCTCAACAAATAG
- a CDS encoding ABC transporter permease: MNTILDYIRNFLKIIGGLFLLLKDTISIGIKPPYEFKLILNQLYETGVKSMSITNLTMLFTGMVLSLQTSYSLRPYGARIYIGDLVALSIVRELGPVLTALMIGGRVGAGITAELGSMNVTEQIDALRALAASPIKKLVVPRVLALLIIIPTLTILGDFIGIMGGCFIAIYEIGQTGQYFMQHVIKAMTIADILNGIGKTFFFSIIISTIACYNGLTASGGADGVGKATTNTVVMASISIFIADFFLTKLFILFE, translated from the coding sequence ATGAACACGATCCTTGATTACATCAGGAATTTCCTCAAAATCATCGGGGGACTCTTCCTTTTGCTGAAGGATACAATCAGCATAGGGATCAAGCCCCCTTACGAGTTCAAACTCATCCTGAACCAGCTTTACGAGACCGGCGTAAAGTCGATGTCCATCACCAACCTGACCATGCTTTTCACCGGGATGGTCCTGTCGCTCCAGACATCCTATTCGCTGAGACCGTACGGTGCCAGGATATATATAGGGGATCTGGTCGCCCTCTCAATAGTCCGCGAGCTCGGTCCTGTTCTCACGGCGCTTATGATAGGGGGCCGTGTAGGAGCCGGGATCACGGCAGAGCTCGGCTCGATGAACGTGACGGAACAGATCGATGCCCTTAGAGCCCTTGCTGCAAGTCCTATCAAGAAGCTCGTCGTCCCGAGAGTCCTGGCGCTTTTGATAATCATTCCGACGCTCACCATTCTGGGAGACTTCATCGGGATAATGGGCGGCTGCTTCATCGCCATATACGAGATTGGACAGACCGGTCAGTACTTCATGCAGCATGTCATAAAGGCGATGACCATCGCTGACATCCTGAACGGGATCGGGAAGACCTTCTTCTTTTCCATCATCATCTCTACTATCGCCTGTTACAACGGGCTGACGGCCTCGGGAGGAGCTGACGGAGTGGGGAAGGCGACGACCAATACCGTGGTCATGGCATCCATATCGATCTTCATCGCCGACTTCTTCCTGACCAAACTCTTCATCCTGTTTGAGTGA
- a CDS encoding GDP-mannose 4,6-dehydratase produces MTVRTGEEAFMENILITGGAGFIGSHLAERSLEKGYEVTVIDNFDPFYDPNVKRQNISKASMDPRYQLLEGDIRDEEFIHFVFGRHTPDIVVHLAARAGVRPSIDHPVIYNDVNVRGTAIILEACHKHGVKRFIFGSSSSVYGNAEKVPFSEDDNVDYPVSPYAATKKAGELLCYTYHHLYGMAIHCLRFFTVFGPRQRPEMAIHKFTRMIDRDEELTQYGNGKSSRDYTYIEDIIDGVMASIENVSGYEIINLGESKTTSITELIKKLEALLGKKARVRVLPHQPGDVHTTCADIRKAARILGYAPKFPVDAGLKVFVEWYKDTGQRTFR; encoded by the coding sequence ATGACTGTAAGAACGGGGGAAGAAGCATTCATGGAAAATATTCTAATCACGGGGGGAGCGGGATTCATTGGCTCCCATCTGGCGGAACGGTCCCTTGAAAAAGGATACGAAGTTACCGTTATTGATAACTTCGATCCCTTCTACGACCCGAATGTCAAGAGGCAGAACATCAGCAAAGCGTCCATGGATCCTCGTTACCAGCTTCTGGAAGGAGACATCCGGGATGAGGAGTTCATCCATTTCGTGTTCGGCCGGCATACGCCTGATATTGTAGTTCATCTTGCCGCAAGAGCAGGAGTCCGCCCTTCCATCGATCATCCAGTCATCTATAACGATGTCAACGTGAGGGGGACGGCGATAATTCTAGAAGCCTGCCATAAGCACGGCGTGAAAAGGTTCATCTTCGGGTCATCCTCCTCCGTCTATGGGAATGCAGAGAAAGTTCCCTTCTCCGAGGATGATAATGTAGATTATCCCGTCTCACCCTATGCGGCCACAAAAAAGGCGGGGGAACTACTCTGCTACACCTATCATCATCTCTACGGGATGGCAATCCATTGCCTGAGGTTCTTCACTGTTTTCGGCCCGAGACAGAGGCCGGAGATGGCCATCCATAAGTTTACGAGGATGATTGACCGGGACGAAGAACTAACACAGTACGGGAATGGGAAGAGCAGCAGAGACTACACTTACATCGAAGATATCATCGATGGGGTAATGGCCTCCATAGAGAATGTCTCCGGGTATGAGATCATCAATCTCGGTGAATCAAAGACAACTTCAATTACTGAATTGATCAAAAAACTGGAAGCCCTGCTCGGAAAAAAGGCCAGAGTGAGGGTCCTTCCTCATCAGCCAGGAGATGTACATACAACATGTGCGGATATTAGAAAAGCGGCCAGAATCCTGGGATACGCTCCCAAATTCCCCGTTGATGCCGGCTTGAAAGTGTTTGTCGAATGGTATAAGGATACTGGTCAGAGAACATTTCGTTGA
- a CDS encoding lysophospholipid acyltransferase family protein: MILSMIKWVAIAFYTIVLGLSAILLSFLLPGSDIVPLSGKLWSYLIIKTAGARLFISGMENIDREIPCVYISNHLSNFDVFALINILPARTRIIAKRSLFFVPIFGWSIYLAGYISVKRDDREGAMKSFEQAAEKIRKGRPILFFAEGARSPDGKLHPFKKGAFLIALKAGVPIIPISISGSHRVMPLKSFRICPGDVSIVIGKPIFTERYTVSSINILMEDARSSIAQNLKS, from the coding sequence ATGATACTATCCATGATCAAATGGGTTGCCATAGCCTTCTATACTATCGTTCTCGGCCTTTCTGCAATCCTTCTTTCTTTCCTCCTTCCGGGCAGCGATATAGTTCCGCTGTCAGGGAAACTCTGGAGCTATCTCATAATCAAGACGGCAGGAGCAAGGCTCTTCATCTCCGGCATGGAGAACATTGACCGTGAGATACCCTGCGTATACATATCCAACCACCTGAGCAACTTTGATGTCTTCGCGCTCATCAACATCCTTCCGGCAAGAACGAGGATCATTGCAAAGAGGTCTCTCTTCTTCGTTCCCATCTTTGGCTGGTCCATCTACCTGGCAGGGTATATCTCGGTAAAAAGGGATGATCGGGAAGGAGCCATGAAGTCTTTCGAACAGGCTGCGGAAAAGATCAGGAAGGGACGGCCGATCCTCTTCTTCGCGGAGGGAGCAAGGAGCCCGGACGGAAAACTCCACCCGTTCAAGAAGGGAGCTTTCCTCATTGCCCTGAAGGCTGGCGTTCCGATCATCCCCATATCGATATCAGGAAGCCATCGGGTAATGCCTCTGAAATCTTTCAGGATCTGTCCTGGAGACGTATCCATCGTCATCGGCAAGCCCATCTTTACGGAGCGTTACACCGTCAGTTCAATCAATATCCTGATGGAAGATGCTCGCTCCTCCATAGCCCAGAATCTGAAATCCTGA
- a CDS encoding UDP-glucose/GDP-mannose dehydrogenase family protein translates to MNITVVGTGYVGLVTGACFSEFGVNVTCVDKVVEKIRALENGEIPIYEPGLEELVNKNRRTGRLTFTTDLSKAIQDSLVIFIAVGTPPTEDGSADLTFVEEVADAVAENLNGYKVVVTKSTVPMGTGERIKRLINENRKGRFSFSVASNPEFLREGSAIEDFMHPNRVVIGAEDDQAIAILKDLYRPLYLIETPFVITNVVTAEMIKYASNAFLATKISFINEIADLCERVGADVHDVARGMGLDNRIGRKFLHPGPGYGGSCFPKDTNAIAKIAREHGCELRIVNTVIEVNERRPRIMVEKIKQACGNLDGKTIAFLGLSFKPNTDDIRESPALKIIEALQTLGVKIKVFDPAAMPVARDEYRYLIYSADEYQAIAESDALVLATEWNQFRQLNLDLVKSLLKEPIIVDLRNIYDPEEMRKRGFRYFCVGR, encoded by the coding sequence ATGAATATCACAGTCGTGGGAACGGGATATGTGGGGTTGGTCACCGGAGCTTGCTTTTCGGAGTTCGGAGTCAATGTCACCTGTGTGGATAAAGTGGTGGAGAAGATCAGAGCGCTTGAGAACGGTGAGATCCCGATCTATGAACCAGGACTCGAGGAGTTAGTCAATAAGAATCGCAGGACAGGAAGACTGACCTTTACGACCGATCTAAGCAAGGCAATTCAGGATTCGCTGGTTATCTTCATTGCCGTAGGAACACCGCCGACGGAGGATGGGAGCGCAGATCTCACTTTTGTGGAGGAAGTTGCCGATGCAGTCGCGGAGAACCTTAACGGCTACAAAGTCGTCGTCACGAAGAGCACGGTTCCCATGGGAACGGGCGAGAGGATCAAACGGCTCATCAATGAGAACCGGAAAGGGCGTTTCTCTTTCAGCGTGGCGTCGAATCCGGAGTTTCTCAGGGAGGGTTCAGCGATAGAAGACTTCATGCACCCGAATAGAGTGGTCATAGGCGCGGAAGACGATCAGGCTATCGCAATCCTCAAAGACCTCTATCGCCCCCTCTACCTCATCGAGACTCCTTTCGTGATCACAAACGTAGTGACGGCAGAGATGATCAAGTATGCCTCGAATGCCTTTCTCGCTACAAAGATCTCATTCATCAATGAGATCGCTGACCTGTGTGAAAGAGTGGGAGCCGACGTCCATGACGTGGCGAGAGGGATGGGTCTTGATAACAGGATAGGAAGGAAATTCCTTCATCCTGGTCCCGGTTACGGGGGATCCTGCTTCCCCAAAGATACGAATGCGATTGCTAAGATCGCAAGAGAGCACGGCTGTGAGTTGAGAATCGTCAACACGGTGATTGAGGTCAATGAGAGAAGGCCTCGCATCATGGTCGAAAAGATCAAACAGGCCTGCGGAAATCTCGATGGGAAGACCATCGCTTTCCTTGGGCTGTCCTTTAAGCCGAATACGGACGATATCAGGGAATCGCCGGCCCTCAAGATCATTGAGGCACTTCAGACGCTGGGAGTGAAGATTAAAGTCTTCGACCCGGCGGCCATGCCGGTGGCCAGGGACGAATACAGGTATCTGATCTATTCTGCCGATGAGTATCAAGCCATTGCCGAGAGCGATGCCCTGGTGCTGGCGACCGAGTGGAATCAGTTCCGTCAACTTAACCTCGACCTGGTCAAGTCTCTCCTGAAAGAGCCCATCATCGTCGATCTCAGGAATATCTATGATCCGGAAGAGATGCGAAAGCGTGGCTTTAGATATTTCTGCGTCGGCCGCTAG